CGACCAGAAGCGCTCTCAAATCTGATCCAGTCATCCGATCTTCGATCGCATGGTCGTGAAAACGCTCTGCAACAAGCTGAATATCTCTTGGTGAAGATTCGGCGAGTCTGTTTAATATTCCCCCGACCTCAGTCAGTAGTTTTGACAATTTTCTTTCTCCTCAGCATGCGGCAGAGCTTACCCGGCTCTAGGTGCGTGCTGTGAGCATCGGTTGATTGGTGTCATTAAGCAAGCAATTTCCGGATAAAGGTTAGGCTTTGCCACTCAATCATGAAAACACGCCAAAGGAATAACAGTTTTGCCTGATGAGCAAAGTTGCGGACGGCTGCGTCTTGGATTTCTTCTCGAACTCACCCCTGAGCAGCAGGACGTGTATAGGCTATAGGTTTGTACAAGAATATTTATGTAATTTTGCAGCTATTTTGGAATTGTTGCGACCGGCTTCGCTGCTTCGCAGCAAAGCCGGGTTTGTTGTAACAGAACTCAAATCATTCTTTATGAAGCTGCTCATACGCAACGCTGTAGTTTTTACCGGTTCGTTCGATCCGCGCGAAACCGAGTTCGCCAAGGTGCATTCCCGCAATCAGCAGATGTTCCGAACTGGCAAAGTCCAGCAGCCTCGTTCGTGTCTCAGCAGCGAGGTGTGCATCCTGGTCGAACGCAATTGACACGACAGGGCGCGGAATCTGAATCTCCGGAAAATGAACAATATCTCCCCAGACAAGCAAGTTCTGACAACCAGATTCTAAACGATAGCCAGTGTGTCCGGCGGTGTGGCCCGGAAGCGGCACCGCCGTCATGCCGGGAAGCACCTCACCGGCATCGAAGGTGCGCAGCCGCTCGCGATATCCGTCGAATGCCTGACGGGCCGCGAGAAAATTGCCACGGACGCGCTCCGGAGCACGATTCAGATTCCCGTCATCCTGCCAGAAGGCGACTTCCCGATGGTGAACGACAAGCTCCGCGTTCGCAAAGACGGCTCCTTCTGACGCGTCCATCAGACCCCCGATATGATCGGGATGGGCATGCGTCAACAGGATCGCGTCGATCTCTGAGGGCTGGATGCCCGCGAGCAGCAAATTGGCCTTCAATCGGCCGCCGCATTGCTTGAAGCCG
This genomic stretch from Ochrobactrum sp. BTU1 harbors:
- a CDS encoding MBL fold metallo-hydrolase, yielding MSSLTLPNQQVGELTITAVSDGYLEASFDLLANIDPGDASRMQRKAGIADRNSIHINCYLVRGGGRTVLIDAGAGGFKQCGGRLKANLLLAGIQPSEIDAILLTHAHPDHIGGLMDASEGAVFANAELVVHHREVAFWQDDGNLNRAPERVRGNFLAARQAFDGYRERLRTFDAGEVLPGMTAVPLPGHTAGHTGYRLESGCQNLLVWGDIVHFPEIQIPRPVVSIAFDQDAHLAAETRTRLLDFASSEHLLIAGMHLGELGFARIERTGKNYSVAYEQLHKE